TGCAGAAACTATTTAGAAATTGTTTGGGCTAAAAGACTTGTACTAGCTATTTAGGTCAAAAACATAGTCCAATAGTTTTCAATTCACAATAGATCGACAAATGTAACTAATAGCTGGCAAACTAATTTATGTTACAAAAAGTCAAAGACACTTAAAGAGTCAGATCTAAGTTTTGGCCCCAAAAAAAGTCAGCAGTTATCAGAGTCCATTTATCATTACCTCTGAAACATTATGAGCATGACGCCTTTTATCCACAATGGCAAGCGGTGCATcggataatttttttgcaaaggcACGAGCTCTAGCTACTCCACCAACATCAGGCGAGACCACAACCAAATCATCTGAGCAGATGGTCTTACTGGCAAGATAATCGAGAATGACGGGCTACAAGTAAAGAGGGCattaaaacaagtaaatcaggaccaaaggaaaatttaaataaataaataatgcaCCCATTTTTTTCAAGATACACATGTGCTAATGCAAaatccctccctctctctctccatataaTTGCCTCCATTATTGATCCAAGGTCAAGCCTTTTATACTATCCTCACTAGTAATTTCAAGGCTTCCTTCAGGAGACTCCCAAAACTCTCTAGGAAATACAAAATTTGGCGATCATTGAAGAAAGGGGTTGAACTTGAGAGTTCGGCTTGTTGATCCACAGTTGATGGGGATCTCATGCCATCCAGGCAACTTAGGCTGCATAGAAGCCTTACGAGTCTGATTAGTGACCCAAATCTTATAATGCAAGATGATGTCAAGCGAAGTGCACTACCATGAGTTCAAGCAACCCTGTTTAGTACGCATATATTTGGGATTGTTAGATTAACCTGGCACCCTTTTCCAAACACAACAGAAAACTACACCATTGTATCTGTAACGCTTGAAGATTTGGAATGATACTAATCAAGCATACCTACCTGACCATACACATGATCAACTGGAATATCAAAATAGCCCATGGATTGCCCAGAATGCAGATCACAAGCCAAAACACGATTTGCACCTGCTTCGGTAATCAAATTTGCAACAAGCTTTGCTGCAATGGATTCACGCCCTTGAGTCTGCAATGACATATATGAATAGGAGATGAACCTACCAAGTTCCCAACATGGAACTTTAAAGGCTGATTCTTCTCAAACATACCTTTCTATCAGCCCTTGCATATCCAAAGTAAGGAATCACGGCAGTAATGTTCTTTGCTGACGCCCTCCGACAAGCATCAATCATTATCAGAAGCTCCATCAGATTCTCATTTGCAGGAGGGCATGTAGGCTGCACTAGATACACATCACATCCTCTAACGCTCTCTTGCAATTGAACATATATTTCTCCATCGGCAAAtctctttatctttatctttccAAGCTCTAAACCCATATAGCAAGCTATTTCCTATTTAACGAATGacaaaaaggtcaaaaactGGTGGTTGACAAAGTATCTGCATCTCATAATgctcatgaaaaatcacaaattattaAACTGAGATGCAGAGTATCAAATTGCAAAAGTTAACAGAAGCAAAACTAATTTTGAAAGTAATTATATGACAATCTACAATGAAGGGGCATTTGCTGGCATTATCCATTGGCAACCCACAAGAGAGCTTTTGGCGGATCGTGGAAGTACACCTAAGTGTTAGATCCAAACTTTGGCATCGACTTCTTCAGAAACATATCTGCCTGCCAGTTTTCATGCGGCCAACAGAGCCAAATAACAGCACAAATTCACCACGGCAGAacctaaaattaaattcaaaaatagCTCATTCATCCCACAGCCAGTATAATTCGAGCCAATCAATATATCAAAGAGTTCCACATCCCCATAGCACCACAAGAAATGCATCAAGAGTAACAAAATATCCATAAGCAAATCCTCAGCGCAATAACGACGCTAAACCTGAGAAAGCGCAGGATTCGCTGTGCCGGAAAATATGCGGAGTCGGGTATCATGCTTGTTGATCGGACTATGGAGATGCGTCGAAGTTAAGAAACTCGGCACCGAGTGCTCGTTGTTGATGTGCGGAATGCAGGGCTTCCCATTATGGATATTCAGCGGCTCCACCACATTACACCTCTACAAAAGACATAATCAAGAACAATCAGTCAAGTCGAATCCTTCTACCAACAAGACGAAATAGGTTTCAGACACAccatttatcaaaaaataaatcacgaaaagaaaaagttcctgAGCGACGATATGCCATAGGAACTCTCCAAAAGCTAAAAAAACCGAGCTTTTAGAGTCAAGCTAACGATACCgagacagagaagagagagagagagagagagactcacgaTGCCATTGTGGACCAGCAAGCGAGAGGCGGGCTCGTTGGAGGAGCAACAGGGGAAACGGACAGAGTAGCCGCCGGAGAGGTAAGAGGGCGAGCAGGTTAAAGAGGCCATGAAAAGAATAAGGATCAAAAGGGTTGGACAGAATAGAGGGTGCGGATCAGGTGATGGTGGAAAGTCGGAAGCTTTCGAGGTCGAGAgtccgaggaggaggaggaggcagcagcagcaggggagggaggggggaggAGGGTTAGCAAGCGTTGCCGAACAGGAGCGATGTGACGATTTTGGTCGGAAATATTGTGAAAGAACAGGGAAATTACGGGAATCTTATTAATTAGAAAGATAAGGGCAAGCTTGTCCGATTAACTTACTATAAACGAAGTGGTCAAAAGGACGTTGACTTAATATTAATGTAGAAGGGAGTAACTATTGGATTTGTTTCCTTCCAAACTAAAGGAGACATCTGATGTTGTCCAGAGTTTTTAACATTGTCactttgttttccctttttgggtttttttctaaaactagattTTGCATTTTGAACACACACTATGCGTTATTTTCCATAATGAATATTTAGGTGTGAACTTTACAAAAATATTATGTATATCGTTCCAAATTTAATAAGAGAATAAAGATAAGGAGTTAATATGATTGGATTAGGGATAAGCATGGTACGGGTGGATCCGGTTCCCGAGGTCTTGAGGAACCATGGACCGGAGTGGTGTCCTTGGGCGGTCTAGTGAAACAAGATTGATGTGGTTCAAGGAATTGAACTTGGCTTGTAGATGTGCAGGCTTGAGTGGGAGGAGATTCATTGACGTTCACATATGCGATCCGCCGTATCAGGAGCAAGTATACCTTTCTCTCcaaataacatgtttttgccCTTCATTTCTGTTCTTCATCCTATGCACAAGACTCCCAGTATGGAAGTTTTTTCGAACTGGGGAGCTTTACATAAGACTCCTAACAATTCCACGGAAATAgtcaaataagaaagaaaacattGATCCGGTTTGAACGAAAATGGTTTCCCCAAATTAAGAATAGATCGCCCGAAAATCGTTTCAACCTTGAGGACTTGGGCGATCCTAAAGAGGCCAATAGGCCGGTTCGATCCGATTTCctctttgaggatttttttagttAATATCCGAAAAATCAACCTGAGCTTTATCGGTTTAcacctaaactattttttgaaaataaaaaacctcaaaccggtacacttataacaaatttacctcaaaccggtacatctgggacaaatttaccctccattaattttagttaaatctaaTTGTCAATTTaccgagttggatgacacgtggtaattaatgggtataccagtttaggatttttatcctttatttgtcacaagtgtattaacttgaattttttagtgatattaacccaattttatGGAGggaatttatcataggtgtaccaattttgtatttttcatggttaaaaaattattttagggtaaatttatcacatgtataccaatttgagatttttcgtggtcaaaaaaatagtttgtgataAAATTTCCCGTGTTCagtttttgtggtcaaaaaataatttggggcaaatttgtcacaggtgtaccggtttaaggattttcatggtattaaccattttttttaatttgattctaTCTTATCTTATACTACTAGATAAGTTACACTATATGCGTTAGGGGCTCTGTGCAAGTTGCGAAACCATGATTCCTCCTCACGTTTCCCCATCTACTCCTCCAAAGGTAGGGGATTCCAATACCTCATTGGCAATCCCCTGTGCTTCTATTCGAGGAGTTGGTGAAGAAGATTTTATGTAACTACTAAAGATGTGCGGTGGGATTGATTAgagaaaagtggtccaaaaagtggaattttactcttttttctatttatttatgtgaGCGAAAAGAAATTTATTTCACGCAAAATCAGGAAGGACCTAAAAATGAGACCAACCTCGCTTTTCTAATTATATACTAGATAGACATACACTCACCTTTTTAGGAGCCTTAATTTTCCCAGGAACTTTTCAGTGAACATTACTAGTCCTCGAGTTAGGATCcacaaaataaatttgtcattaggtttttttttttttggtcggattttGTCATTAGGTTAATAAGCATGAACATTTGAAATACCAAAGGCCAAATTAATATAACCATAGAAATCTCTCATGTTGATTAATCTCTCTTATGGCTCTAATTGTGCTATGAACAATGCCACTGAAATTGCTGTTCAAAATATTTGCATTCTCGAACCAACAAGTCTTAAACTGGAGAATGGATTGTCGCGTAGACAGTAATAATAATACAACTAATGACGACGACCAGGATGATGGCGGCAGCGGCTTTATTATGCAGCCAAATAAGGAATTTTCTGGTTTTTGATGCATCCCATGTGATTTCAAATCATTATTcaaattatttaaatacttcTCATAAAACGTGCTTAATAAGTATTTGAAAAACTTTAACTAAAAAAGGTCCTTGAAAAGCACTTGTTAACACGGTTAGAGTTAGCTGCAGACTTACTTGAGAATCCAAAATTATGATTGCCAAGACTACATAAAATACGTTCGAAATTCGTCCTCGTGCTCTAAGTAAGCTCAACTGATGTTATTAAATACACCAATAGAAAGCTTATGGAGAGCACGACATGAACATAGGATCTTTCAATTCCTCAGATGTCATCGTGTCGTTGACTATTCTCTATACGCACACTAGAGATGAGGAGAGATGCCAGGCACTCCAACGTTGACATGCGAGCTGCTCTTGGCATTATTTATCTACCTGGGGGCCAGCCTCCGGCAGCCGGAAGCTGAACTTAGTGCTTCCTTCTCCAAAAGCAGGTGAGAGATTGTTGGCCGCGGCGACCATGGATCGAGGTCGGAACAAAAGATTAAGGatttggggagagagaggaggtttCGAGGGTACAGAGAaagcatgaagatgatgagTTTATGCTCAAACTCTTGAATCAGTAGGTAGCTTGAATTTAATTATTGTCCATACACTTTCCTCAAGAAGCATCCATGAGCTCCCTTGGGTGGCCATCaagggcatgtttggtaacgtttctattaaaaaaaaagtgattctaattagaatcaattttttttattgtgttcCTGGataaatttttgagaattagaacacgtttggtaactacataagatttctgttcccggaacagaaatgcatttgataactacacaaaatttatgctgcggaaaataatttctcttctcaatttgtcatttgaatgaaataattacataatcacatttaaTGACTTTTCTCAAGCCCCACAAGTGCGATCTTCTTGCACCACGACATCTTATTactcaaaatgaataaaatccatctcTATCACATAGGTGGCTCAATTTTACTTTTGGATACCATGCGGATGGTCGTTGATGCAACATGGTACTCCGACAACAAATCATGCAAGGCTtagaaaaatggaaaggaaaaatctccaaaaaataggattggccagttgaattgatccattttctactttttgagatttttttggaattttagggattttttttgaatgatttgcccatgaggggcaaaatcatcatttgggagaacttaaaagacaaaattgttaaaaataggattggccagttgaaatgacccatctcctaatttttaagattttttttttttggaatttttgcaatttttctgattttttttccaaaatttttagatttttttttatgaattttccaattttttggatttttttaatcatttttcgatttttaaattattttattaagtttcaaattttttattaaaaaaattatccggaCCAAATTAGGTTAACCCCGGCCCATGCCTCTTGAGCGCCcaacaaaagtgagagaagatgtcgttgcctttttcattttctcaaaagtgttccttttcttgaaaatcaatttttttttttgtttctcaaaagtgatccAAAAGTGTTCACTAGagtaaaatcaaaatcaaaattatttgcaTTATTAGacatgtttctatttttttttgtttcgaagAAGAGAAACAAATGAATAGAAACGTTACTAAATAGCGTCAAAATAGGCGTCACATGAACCCCAGCCAAGTGTCATAACTCCCCATTCAATTCACTTCCCTATGACCCCTTATCTTGTCTTCACGACTTACATTTTCTCTTCACACATTCTCTTGTCTTCACGACTTATCTATTCTCTTCACACATTCCCTTGTCCTCACGACTTATATATTCTCTTCACGcatcgtcgccgtcgccgttgccatcgccgtcgccgtcgcttTTCGAGCTTGGCCTCACAAACTCGATGTATTGATACCATTTGGCGCACAGAAGATAGAAGACAAAATCCGCCGCCGTCAGCGCGGCGAGCAAGAAGTAAAACCTATCCAGGTGCCCTCTGTTCAAGTTCCTCGGGATCCAGCCGGGCATGTCGTCCCTCGCCGAGAACTTCATCACCATCGTCACCAGCAGGCTGCTCACGTAGTTCCCGAGCGAGATCGATGTCATGCACAGCGCGCTCCCGAAGCTCTTGAGCCCTTCCGGGGCCTGCCCGTTGAAGAACTCGAGCTGCCCCACGTACATGAAGACCTCGGACGCCCCGATCAGCACGTACTGCGGGACCTGCCAGAAGATGCTGAGCGAGCTCGACCCCTCGCAGCTCGAGCAGTTCTTGTCCGCGGACTTCAGCCTGAAGTGCTCGACGGCGCCGGCGGCGATCATGGCGAGGACTGCAACGATGAGGCCGATCCCCATGCGCTGCAGCTGGGTGAGGCCGCGGGGCTTGGTGCGGACCCGGGCCACAACGGGGTCGAGGACACGGCGGTATATGAAGATGAAGGCGGCGACGCTGAGGATGTCGAAGCTCGACATGCTCGCGGGGGGGATGTGGAAAC
This sequence is a window from Rhodamnia argentea isolate NSW1041297 chromosome 3, ASM2092103v1, whole genome shotgun sequence. Protein-coding genes within it:
- the LOC115729342 gene encoding ribose-phosphate pyrophosphokinase 1 gives rise to the protein MASLTCSPSYLSGGYSVRFPCCSSNEPASRLLVHNGIRCNVVEPLNIHNGKPCIPHINNEHSVPSFLTSTHLHSPINKHDTRLRIFSGTANPALSQEIACYMGLELGKIKIKRFADGEIYVQLQESVRGCDVYLVQPTCPPANENLMELLIMIDACRRASAKNITAVIPYFGYARADRKTQGRESIAAKLVANLITEAGANRVLACDLHSGQSMGYFDIPVDHVYGQPVILDYLASKTICSDDLVVVSPDVGGVARARAFAKKLSDAPLAIVDKRRHAHNVSEVMNLIGDVKGKVAVMVDDMIDTAGTIAKGAELLHQEGAREVYACSTHAVFSPPAIERLSSGLFQEVIITNTIPMCEQNYFPQLTVLSVANLLGETIWRVHDDCSGGYEPYSSLGID